A stretch of DNA from Trueperaceae bacterium:
CTGTCTACCAGGTCGAGTTCGATTCCGCCGAGCTGATCACAAACTGTGTCCGAGCGCTTGACACGTCGCTGAATGTAACGGTCATGCAGTACCTCGTCGAAAGCGGCAAGCAGGTCGTCGGCCTCAAAGTCGAGCAGCTCGAGGCTGGCATGGGCTTCAAGGTCGCCGAGACGAAAGTGGCTCACTCGGCGATCTCAGCGGGGTCGACCGTCAAGTACGACCTCCTCGGGGAGATCGCGGAGAAGACAAAGCTCACCCGCCGGACGTGCGCTGCGATCCTGACATGCATTCAGCCGAGCACCTTCGCAAGATTCAGGCAGAACCCCGAGCAGTTCATCACGGAGGCCGCCCGGCTCATCAACGAGCAAAAGGCAACAGTCATCGTCGAGCACCTCACCTACGACCCGCTTGACCGCCGCTACGACTCCTCAATCTTCACCGAGAATCAGACCGCCCAGGACCTCTCGAAGGCAGGCGAGAAGCTCACGAAGAGCGTCTACGAATATGTGGTCACCGACTCAAAGGTCGAGCGGTCGTTCGTGGAGAGACTCGACGTCAGTGACGAGGTCGTCGTGTACTCGAAGCTGCCGCGCGGATTCTTCATCCCGACCCCTGTGGGCGACTACAACCCCGACTGGGCCATCGCATTCCGCGAGGGAGCGGTGAAGCACGTCTATTTCGTCGCTGAAACCAAGGGCTCCATGTCTACGCTCCAGCTCAAGGGAGTCGAGCAAGCCAAGATCGAGTGTGCACGTAAGTTCTTCGCATCCCTCAACGACAAAGCCGAGCATGGTGGCGTGAAGTACGACGTCGTCGACAGCTACGACTCACTGCTTCAGCTCGTGGGGGCGTAGTCGGGATGGGCATCGAGCTGCATTTCTCGTAGCACTTCGGGGTATCGCCGGAGGTGCTAGAGGAGTATGGCGCGTTCGACATCAGCCTCGCCTGCGACGTGCCTCTCTTCGTCGACCCGTTCCTGCTCTTCAACATCAAGGAGCAGGGGTATCGCGATCAACACGATGGGATCATCCGTCTTCTTCTCTTCCGTGACCGCGCCGCCCCCGGCATAGCAGCCAGTCCCGGATCAGCTACCGACAGACTAACAGGTGGTTCTGATCTTCCCGAACCGGGAAGCGTGCCTGCGACTGGTGACGGCCTTGTGCGTGGAGCAGAGCGAGGAGTGGCTATCGGGCAGGAAGTACTTGGATATGGAACTGCTCGACAGCGCCGTAGCTTCAACCCCGACCAGCCGTGAGGAGGTGAGCCTGGCGGCCTAGCGATGACTGACCTTGGAGGAAATTACAGACTTAACGGGGCTTGACTACGGGGCTTGACTGCGAGGTGGCTCCCGTGATCGAGGAATTGTTGCGTCACGGAGCTCAGTTGGAGGCGCGTGACGATGCGGACATGACACCGCTGCTGTTCGCCGCGGCCAATTTCCTTTCGACAGAGGCCATCAGGGCCGTCGCAAGTGCTGGAGCCGACCTTCACGCCCTAGGCGAGGGTGGTCGGAACGCTCTTGAAATCGCTCGATCGCGGGATAGCGATCCGGCGGATGAGGTCCATCTCGTTACTAGACCAACTGATGCCGGCTTGACTAAGGCGGCGCCGAGCATGCAACGCTGGCAAGCGGGTTGGAGGCTCCCGAAGTCAGTTGGCCACTACGTGGACCCGCGTGGAGCGCATGGGCGCGCCCTCTAATACCGTCCTCACGGCGTCGTTGATCTGCGCCTTTAGTTCCGGCATGGCCCGCAGAGCCGCCCTGATCATGGCGTCTCGGCAAACGTCGGCTTCGTGGTTGGAACGGAGCCCCAGGAAGTGGAAAAGGTCATGGTGGTCTCGAGCGGTAACGCTTATCTCGTCGAGCAGGTAGCGAGCTTCGCTGGCGCCACGGCTGAGCTCCAGTTGCTCCGCTAAGCAATCCAAGCCGACCTGGCTTCCAGCCACGGTGGCGAGCAACCAAGCTTCGGGCGCTTCTACTCCTGGCAGCCGGCCGACCCAGTGATAACTCTCATGGGAGAGGGGGGCCACACCGAAATCGCCTTGTGCGGGAAGCCCCAAGCACTCCTCTTCCGAGAGGGCGCGATAGAAGTCCCGAATCTCGCTGTCTCGGACGTCGCCATCGAAAAGGTAGAGGCACCGCGCCCGCGGGGACGACTGGTGCAGGAACTTGCCCACGGTGCGGAAGCTGTCCTTGCTGCCGATAGGCTCGATCCCGACCCTGACACGGAGGTCCGATTCGAGCGCGTTCGCAACGAGTTGCCTCGCTACCCTGTCTTCAACGTAGATGGCTAACTCCTGCTGGTTGGAGTTGGTGAGCGCACTTACGGCCATGCGGGACGTTGGCTTGGGGATAACGTAGACACGCCCGCCTCCCCGTTGGAGGAGGATGCGTGACACGCGCGGTAATGCATCGATGTAATGTTCAGAGTGACTTGTCGTGACGATCTGGAGGCCCTTATCGATGCTGATCTCTACCATGTGTTGAGCGAGCCGCCGTAAGGCACTCGGATGTATGCCCAGCTCGACTTCCTCGATTCCGAGGATCGAGCCTGGCTTCGCGCTCTGCAGGGCGTACAGCACCTGCACCACGGAATCCTCCCCCGCGCCCATGTTGAATCCGGAGTAGGTGGCGTCGCTCCTCAGAACCCTCAAGCCGTAGCGCTCATCGCCGTAGACGTGAGCGTCGCTGAACTCCATGCCCATGATCTGCGAAAGTCGCTGGATGTACTCCTGATCGAGGTTGGCCGTTGGCTTCACTACTCGAGAACCGCTGAACTTGTTCCGGAGAGTTCGTTGCTCGATGGCTGGCACGCAGCGCGAGATGCCCAGGTACGAAACGTACTTCCCGGGGCGCCGTTCGTACCTCATCCACTTGTTGGTTTGTTTCCTGATCGTGAGCTCGGCGCCGTCGGCGAACTCCCAATTGATATCCACGCCGGACACTTCGGGATCAGTTAACCCCTTGAAGAAGAAGTCGCTGAAAACGAAGTCTTGGTACGACTTCCGGGCCCTGCGAGCGCTACGGTTCGGCGTGCGCGCGGGGACAATGCTGGCCTTCGTCTTGCGGTCGGGATCGCTGTAGGCCAGCATGGCGAGGGCCAAGATCGTCGACTTACCGGCGCCGTTACGGCCGGAGATCACGGTGATGGGATAGTCGAACCTTACTTCTACGTTCGCTAGGCCGCGGATCCCTGCCGTCCCGGAGAGCGAGATTGCTCTCAGCGCAGAGGAGAAGCGCTTGTCGCTGACCCAAGCGCGTTCAAGCTTGCGTTCCATGTCGGTTAGGTGGATTCCCGGCATCGGCTCTCAGCACAATTCTATCCGAATCGGGGCTGCCGCGGCGTGGTCCTTCGGACTCAACGGCATGCGCGCTCAATGGCCGACGCATTTGCCACCTCCCCTCAGCAGGCAGCTAGAAAGGAACGACCCTAGGTGTCGCATACTACCGCTACCGTGTTCTTGGGCTGCCACTCCGCCTTTGCGGTGGCGCCCAGGCTTCCTCTGTGCCTGTTGGCTGGTTGCCGCTCTTTCCCTTCCCTTCAGTGAGTAGAGGGCAGGCTAAGGTCGGTAGTAATGAGTCAGGATCAGAAGCAGGAGAGTCAGGCGGGAGTGACCCCGTTTCGGTGGACACGTGCTCGCTCGGCTATTGTGCTGAGCAGAAGGAGTGGTCATGCCGAAGGCGCCGCCGCCTTATCCGCCTGAGTTCAAGGAGGAAGCCGTTCGTCATCACCGTTCGAGCGGTAAGAGTACCAGCCAGGTCGCAGCCCATCTTGGTGTCGCGCACGAGACGTTGCGCAGTTGGTTGAGACGTCACGAGATCGATGATGGTAACGCGCCCGGCATCACCTCGACCGAGCGTGAGGAGCTGCGTACGCTCAGGCGTGGGATCAGAGTATTGCGTGAGGAGCGCGAGATCCTGCGAAAAGCCGCGGTGGATTCAGTCCGTCAGTGCAACATGTTTCAGGAGGTGTTGCGTGGCGAGGATGGGTCGGCCGGGGTTGCCCGACGAGCGGAAGCGGGAGCTGTGGGATCGCTGGCGTGCTGGGGAGTCGATCAGCCAGATCTCGGTAGCGTTAGCGAAACCGCCGGGGCCGGTGTTCACGATCCTGCGGCACTACGGTGGCATCGCTCCAGCGTCACGCAAGCGCCGCCCGGAGTTCTTGTCGCTGGCTGAGCGAGAGGAGATCTCCAGGGGCTTGGCGAGCGGCAAATCCCTACGGCAGATCGCCCGTGAGCTGAACCGCGCCCCTTCGAGCATCAGCCGTGAAGTGAAACGCAACAAGGGCGCGCGGCATTATCGTGCGGTCGCCGCCTCGTTGACCCGAGCCGATTGGCGAGGACCAGCCACAGGTGCATGATAAGTGCATGGCGGTGAAGAGGATCACAATCGACATGGACGCTTACGAGCGGCTGAGTCGCTTGAAGCGGAAGGGGCAATCGTTCTCGCAGGTGATCAGGGAGCTGACCCCACCGGCGGTTTCAACCGGGGGCGACTTGCTCGAGGTGCTTGACGCCATCGACATCTCCGAGACCACACTCGACGCGCTCGACCAGATCGTGGAAGACCGCCTCCCGTTACCACCGAAAACCCTATATAGCGGTCTACCCCACCCACGGCCGCAAGGGAGGCCACCCGCGTGACCCGAACGAACGAGACGAAGGCCTACTGCATCGCAGGCGCCCACGTGGTCGCCGAGGAGTTCGACGGCGAGTACATGGTTCTCGACCTAGGAACGGGGCGGTACTTCAGCTTCGCCGGCGGGGCCGCCTTGGTCTGGGCGGGGCTGGTCGCCGGCGCCACCCCTGGCGAGCTGGCGGCGCGGCTACCGGCCGGTAGCCAGGCACGCGCCTCGTTCGCCGCGTTCGTGGAGAGCGCCATCGACGCAGGCCTGCTCAGGGAGGCGGAGCGACCCGCCGACGTTGACGCCAGCGATCTCGCCGAGCGCATCGCGGCCGCCGGCGACACGTTCGCGTTCGAGGCGTTCGATGACCTGACCGAGCTCCTCGCCGCCGATCCCATCCACGACGTCGCGAAGGAGGCGGGTTGGCCGCATAGCGAGCCACGTGACGCGTGACGAGCGAGGCCAGCCTCTCGCGAGAGACCCTCACCGAGGAAGCTAAGCACCGCCTGGGGGCGGCTCATGCGTTGCCGCCCTCCGCGGGGGCCGCGCTCACCTGTCGGCTGCCGTCTCTCACGTTGAACATCCGGAGCTTCACGCCCGGCTACCTCGACAACTGCGCTCGTGCGCTCGTGCACGAGCCGGGTACCGCGTCAGACCGGGTGCCCGCCGGGGTGCCCGCCGGGGTGCGCCTCGACGTGGTCGTGGCGGACCGAGCGGCGCACCCTACCCTCGCTCTGTCCACGCCAGCCGAGCCGGAGCCCCCTCTCCCGAGCCTCGAGGCCGACGACCTGGACGGTTACCTAGACACCGCCTACGGCGCCTGGCACCTGCTCCGCCGGGACTGCCCCAACGCGGGGCAAGGGTTGGTGCTCCTCGACGCTCCCGGTCGTTGGCCACCGTGGGAGACCTCGTTCCCCATGCGCCACTTCCTCAACTGGGGGTACGCAGCACAAGGGATGCGGCTCCTGCACGCCGCGACGTTGGGGCTTGGCAGCACGGGGGTGCTCTTGGCCGGGTCTGGGGGCGCGGGCAAGTCAGGCACGACGCTCACGGGAATACTGCACGGTCTGCGCAGCGTGGGCGACGATTACGTGGCGCTGGCGCACGACGCGGGCGGCGTGCGCGCCTACCCGGTGGTGAAGCTGATGAAGCAGGACCCGGCCGGGCTGGCGCGCTTGGGCGTGAACACCCACGGCCCAGCGCTGGGGCCGCTGAACTGGCAGGGCAAGCACGAGTTCGACCCGACCGACCTCGCACCAGGCTGCCTGGCGCCGCAACTGACGGTGAAGGCCGTGCTCTTGCCCAGCATCACAGCCGAGGCCACCACGCGCCTCGTTCCGGCCTCGGCCCAGGCAGTCATGTTCGCCCTGATGCCGACCAACCTCGGCCAACTGCCGGGCCGCATGCGGCAGGGGTTCGGCTTCGTCGGCCGCCTGGCGAGGGCCCTGCCCGGCTACCACCTGACCCTCGGTACGGAACCCGCCGAGGTGGCCGCCACCCTCGCTCGCTTCATGGGTAAGCTCGCTGCGTGAGGATCGCGTTGCTGATGGCCGCCTTCAACGCCGAGGCGCACGTGCGGGCGGCCCTGCTCTCGGCCCTGGCGCAGCGGCGGCCCGGGCTCAGCCTCGAGGTGTTCGTCGTGAACGACGGCAGCACAGACCACACCGCCGAGGTGGTGCGCGCTGTGGCCGCCACGCACGCCGGTGTGCACCTGATCGAGACCCAGAACCAGGGCCCTGCGGCCGCCCGCAACGTGGCCCTCGAGGCGCTCCCGAACAGCACGGACCTCGTTTCGTTCCTCGACGCCGACGATCTCCTCCCTCCCGACCGGTACGAGCGAGACCTCGCGCTGTTCACGGCCGACGCCGCGCTCGACCTTACGTACGGCACCACGGTCATGTTCCGCGAGGCCACCGCCAACGACACGGGGCCGGCACCGGGCAGCAAGACGGCCACGGGACGAGGGTTGCAGCTGGGCTCCGGCACGTACCGTTACGGCCTCATCCGCCAGGTGGGTGCGTTCGATACCTCGTTCGCCCAAGCCGAGGACCTGGATTTCCTGCTACGCATGTTCGAGCTGAGCCCCAAGTACGCCATCCGCGACGACCATTGCCTCTACTATCGGCGCCACAGCGGCAACCTGACCCGCGACACCGCTGCGTTGCGTCGTGAGTTCGCCAGGGCCCTGCTCTTCTCTATGCGGCGGCGCCGCGCCAACGGGCTGCCGCCCCCACCGCCAGAGGTCTTCGCTAAGGGCGGGCTGCAGGAGGCCCACGGTTGGTGAACCGCGCCACGGGCTACTCGGTCGTCATCCCAGCGTTCAACGCGGCCGCGACCATAGCGGAAGCGGTCCGCTCGGTGCTGGCCCAGAGCGTCCCTGCGCGCGCGGTCGTGATCGTCGACGACGGCTCTACGGACGCCACCGCCGAGGTCGTGGCCGCCCTCCCTGGGCCCGTGCGCCTGGTACGGCAGGCCAACCAGGGGCCGGGCGCCGCCACCAACGCCGGCTTCGCGCTGTGCGAGGACCCCCTTGTGGCCACGCTGGACGCCGACGACCTCTGGTTGCCGGGCAAGATGGAGCGCCAGTTGGAGCGCCTGCGCGCCGACGCGGACCTGGCGGCGGTCTTCTGCCGCCTCGCGACGTTCCAGGACGACCCAGCCCGTGCTGACCTGGCCGGCGCTCGCGGCGGCTGGTCGCGCAGCACGATGCTCATAAGGCGCGAGGTGATCGCGGCGGTGGGCCCCATCGTCGACCCGCCAGGCCGCGCAGGCGAGATGGTCGACTGGTTCGCCCGCGCCAAGGAGCAGGGTCACCGCTTCGAGCTGATCGCCGAACCGTTGGCCCTCCGGCGCGTGCGGCCCGGCAGCCTCACTTACGCTCACCCCGACCTGGCAGGGAGTTACCTGCAGGTCGCGCGTGCGGCACTCCTCAGGCGACGCGCGGCCGCACGTAAGGACGGCTGAAGCGTGCCGCCCGAGGCCCTAGCGGCAAGGCTCGCCCGCCGCGGCTTCCCGGCCCCGGAGTGGGCGTGGCCAACGGGTCCTCGCGACCTGCTGCTCCGCGCCGCCCTGCTGCCCGACTCCGGTGAGGCCCGGGCCGCCCTCAGGGCATGGCTGAACTCGCACGACCTAGATGAGATCTCGTTCGCCGACCACCGCCTGATGGCCGCGGTGGCAGAACGCCACGGCGCAGACCTGGCAGGCTCGCCCGAGTACCCTCGGCTGAAGGGCTTGCAGCGCCAGTTGTGGACACGCTCGCGGTTGAGCCTGGACGCTTCACGCTCCGCCGTCCAAGCCTTCGTTGCCGCCGGTTTGTCGCCGCTGCTGCTGAAGGGCGCCGCCCGCATCGCTCTGGACCCCGCCGCTCAGCGCCAGCGCGCTCAGCACGATGTGGACGTGCTGTTGCGCCCCGAGGAGGTCGTGCCCGCCGCCCGTGTGCTGGTGGACGCCGGTTGGGTCACCATGTACGGCGACTCGAAGTTGGCGGCAGTGGCGCGGGCGCGCGTAGCGCGGGCCATCAACTTCGTGCTGCTGCCCTGGGGGAACCTGGACCTCCACCGGAGTCCTTACCACGGGCGGCAGGTGAACGCGCACCTCGACGCCCGGGTCTGGAGCGACGCGCAGAGCGCGGAGTTCTTCGGGGTACCCGTCTTGGTGCCGTGCGCCGCGGAGCGCCTGGCCATGTGCTTGGCTCACGGCGTCACGTACCCCGAGACGCACTCCGACTGGCTCGTGGACGCCGCCGAGATCATCACTGGGGGCGAGGTGGATTGGGAGCGGGCCTGCGACGTCTTCGTACGGCGGCGCATGGTCACGGAGGCGCTGGTGGCGCTCAGCTACCTGCACGAGGGCCTGGGGATCGAACTGCCGCCGTCAGCGCTTTCCGCCTTACCCGCACTCACGCTGGACCCGCTCCCCTACCGGCTGGCAACGCTTCTCCTAGCGCGCCCCGCGCTGGCCACTCGCCCGTGGTTCGAACGCCTCCCCCGCCGGGCCCTGACGTCGGCGCGCTACTGGCAGCCGCAGCTGCGCAGGCTCTGGCTCCTGAAGGGCGGGCCATCGTGGGGCCGCGGCGGTGAGCCCCTGCCGACCATGGGCGGCGCCATCGCGCGTACGGCCAACAGGGCTACCCTGGGGAGCCACCGCCCCTCCCCTGCCGGCTCGCTGCCTGACCAGAGTGCGCACGACACCCACTACACGACGGCCGCCATTCTCCATGCCCCACGCACCGCCGCGCCGAACGCCGCCACCCACGTCGACATCTCGGTAGCGTTCCGGGCCCCCGGCGTGCGGCGGCGCGTGACCTTCGAGCTGAACAGCGAGACGGTGCACCTGGCCCGCTTCCACGTGTTCGTCTTCGGCGGGACCAACGGTGGGACCAACGGTGGGACCAACGGTGGGACCAACGGCGGGACCAACGGCGTGATGCGGGCGCGCCTGCAAGCGCGCGTGCACTTGCCCACCGACTGCCAGACGCTCACCCTCGAGTCCCGCCCGAGGAAGTTCCCGCTGCCCACGGCGCAGTCGACGCAACTGAGGAAGACCGAGCCGGTGCCGTTCACCGTGATCAGCTCGAACCTGGCAGTGCACCAGCCGACGGAGCCTCCGTGAGCCCGCCTTCGCCCTCGCCGGCCAGCCGGTAGTCCCTTAGGACTCGCCCGGGGTCACCCACGTCGACAACGGCGCCGCCCTCCAGGACGACGGCCAGGTCGGAGCCGGCCACGGTCTCGAGCCGGTGGGCGATGGTTATCACCGTTCGCGTGCCAGCGACTACCCTTAACGCGTCGTAGACGGCCTGCTCCGTGTGCACGTCCAGCGCGCTGGTGGCCTCGTCGAACACCAGCACCTGCGGGTTCCGGTAGAGCGCCCGAGCGATCCCGATGCGCTGGCGCTGCCCTCCCGACAGCCGCACCCCGCGCTCGCCCACCACGGACTCGTACCCGTTCGGTAGCTCACCCTCGATGAACGAACTCAGTTGCGCTGCCTCGCAGGCGCGCTCGATAGCAGCGCGGTCGACCAGTGCAGCTGGCATCCCGAAGGCCACGTTCTCCGCCACCGTCCCATCGACCAAGAAGATGCTCTGCGGGACGTAACCGAACAACCTGCGGTACGCCAGCAAGTTGGCGGCCGTCACCGGCACGCCGTCCACGCTGATGGTGCCTTCGGTCGGCGGCAGCAGGCCGAGGATCACGTCGGCCAGCGTGGTCTTCCCCGCCCCCGTGCGGCCTATGAGCGCGACGCTGCCGCGCCTCGGGATGCTCAGGTCCACGCCGTTCAAAGCGCGGCGCTCCGAGCCTGGGTAGCGGTAGGAGACGGCGCGCAGCAGGATCCGCTCCTCGAAGGCGAGTGGCGCTTCAGGCGCGGCAGCTTGCGGCAGTTCGGCCTCGGCCGCGAAGTCGGCGGCGATGGCCTCTAGCGCCCCTTCCGCGTAACGCAAGCGCGCCACCGCCCCGAAGATCGCTTGCAACGCCGGCAGCAGCCTCATGCCGGCCACCGCGTACACGCCGAGCAGCGGCAGCGCCGCACCGAACGACTCGGTGCGCCCAGCCATGCTGACCGCGATGAGGATCATGCCGCTCATCGCCATGGCCTCGAGCGCGTAGCGCGGCACCGTGGAGATGACGCCGCTGAGCGACTGGGCGTCGGCGTAGCGCTTCGATGGCACCCGGAAGCGAGCGCCCGCGCCCTCCTCCAGGCCAAGGAGCTTGACCTCCTTGAACCCGCCAAGGCCCTCGTTAACGAGGCGTAACCGCTCCCGGTTCGCGCTCGTCGCCTCTCGCCCGACCCGCCTGAGCACCCCCTTGACGGCGGCGTAGATCAAGGCATAAGCCCCCGCAAGTGAGGCGAAAGCCACCACCGCCAACATGGGATCGAGCACGAGCAGGAACGCCACGATCGCGAGCGCCACCACCGCCCTCGCCACCAAGGTAAGCGCCGCCACGAAGCCGTCGCTCGTCAAGCGGTAGACCTCCTGCATGACGTTGTTGGCCATGGCGGCCGAGTTGCGCGACAGCATGAACGTGTAAGGCTGCGCCAGGTAATGCGTGAACAACCTAGTGGAGAGCGTGTCGTTGAGCCCCCACGCGAAGCGCAGCAGGCGCCAGTTGGCAGCGATCCCGACTAGATTCATGAGCACAACCGCCACGGCCGCCCCGACCCCGGCCCAGCGCAACACCGTCAACGGGTCCGCTACCGAACCGACCAACCAGGCCCCCACCAGGGGAACCCCCGCGGCGCTGCCAGGATCGCCCAGCAGCGTGAAGAACGGGACCACGGCGGCCACGCCCACAACTTCGAACAACGCCGCCACGACGACCAACGGCAGCAGGCGCAACACGGCGCGCTTCTCTGTTGGGGAAAGTAGGTCGTAAAGCCTCGGCAGCATCGGTCGCCTCGCAGGGGGAAGCAGTCGGAGACCACTAAACCACGTGCGTCAACGCGCGTGCTCGACGGGCCCGGCCCCGCGCGGTGCATGTGGCATTTCGCGTCGTACCACCCACGCGGCCGGCGCTAGGCTCCCATGGAACGGAGGCAACATGTCACGACGTCTACTCTTGTTCATGATCGCCATCGTCGCCGCGGGCGGCCTATTGATCGGGTGTGGAGGCAGCACACCGGCCCCCCAACCGCCCACCGGCCTGAGCGCTACCCCCGGAATCGCTGCTGTTGGCGAGGTCGTCACCCTCACCGGCCAGCACCTCGGCAGTAGCGCCGGCACGCTCAGCTTAGGCGGCACGCCAGTGACGGCCACCAGCTGGGCCGACGCCGAGGTCGTGTTCACCGTTCCCCCCACGGCCGCGCAGGGTCCGCAAACGGTGACCCTCACCACGGCGGTAGGCTCGGCCACCACCGGCCTGTTCGTCGGGGTCGACTTCCCGAGCGGCACGCTCGAGAGCCTCGCGGCCCTTGCCCTACCCAAGGGCACGGCGGTGCGCCTCGGCGCCGGCACCTTCGCGGCCTCGTCGGAGGTGAGGCTGGATAACCTCAGCCTCTACGGCCGCGGCCCCGGCAGCACCATCGTCCAGAACGCCTTCCCGAACCCTCTCTACCTCCTCGCCGACGACGGCTACGAGCTCACCCTTGAAAGCTTGACGCTGCGCACCGACGCCACCGCGATCGTGCCAGGTGCAGCCGTCCTCCCTGCTTCGTTTGGAGCGTCCGGGTCCGGCCCCGCCTGGAGTACCTCAGTGTTCACGCGCGAGGACCTGGCGGCCGCCGCGGCCGCGCAGACCATCACCTCACAAGCGCTGGCACCAACGAGCTACACCCTGCGCGGCGTGGCCATCGAGCCGGCTTCCGCCACGCCGTTCGGCCTGGTCACCTTGGATCCGGCAGGCCCTGGCATCTACTACCCCGGGGCCATCCACGTTAGCGACGTCACCGTAACGGGGGTTCCACTTGCGATCATGGTGGCGGGGGACGTCGATCTCAACGAGGTCACGTCCACCGGGTCCGGCGGGGT
This window harbors:
- a CDS encoding ATP-binding protein, giving the protein MERKLERAWVSDKRFSSALRAISLSGTAGIRGLANVEVRFDYPITVISGRNGAGKSTILALAMLAYSDPDRKTKASIVPARTPNRSARRARKSYQDFVFSDFFFKGLTDPEVSGVDINWEFADGAELTIRKQTNKWMRYERRPGKYVSYLGISRCVPAIEQRTLRNKFSGSRVVKPTANLDQEYIQRLSQIMGMEFSDAHVYGDERYGLRVLRSDATYSGFNMGAGEDSVVQVLYALQSAKPGSILGIEEVELGIHPSALRRLAQHMVEISIDKGLQIVTTSHSEHYIDALPRVSRILLQRGGGRVYVIPKPTSRMAVSALTNSNQQELAIYVEDRVARQLVANALESDLRVRVGIEPIGSKDSFRTVGKFLHQSSPRARCLYLFDGDVRDSEIRDFYRALSEEECLGLPAQGDFGVAPLSHESYHWVGRLPGVEAPEAWLLATVAGSQVGLDCLAEQLELSRGASEARYLLDEISVTARDHHDLFHFLGLRSNHEADVCRDAMIRAALRAMPELKAQINDAVRTVLEGAPMRSTRVHVVAN
- a CDS encoding transposase, with translation MPKAPPPYPPEFKEEAVRHHRSSGKSTSQVAAHLGVAHETLRSWLRRHEIDDGNAPGITSTEREELRTLRRGIRVLREEREILRKAAVDSVRQCNMFQEVLRGEDGSAGVARRAEAGAVGSLACWGVDQPDLGSVSETAGAGVHDPAALRWHRSSVTQAPPGVLVAG
- a CDS encoding antitoxin VapB family protein; protein product: MAVKRITIDMDAYERLSRLKRKGQSFSQVIRELTPPAVSTGGDLLEVLDAIDISETTLDALDQIVEDRLPLPPKTLYSGLPHPRPQGRPPA
- a CDS encoding PqqD family protein, with the translated sequence MTRTNETKAYCIAGAHVVAEEFDGEYMVLDLGTGRYFSFAGGAALVWAGLVAGATPGELAARLPAGSQARASFAAFVESAIDAGLLREAERPADVDASDLAERIAAAGDTFAFEAFDDLTELLAADPIHDVAKEAGWPHSEPRDA
- a CDS encoding glycosyltransferase family 2 protein, with translation MRIALLMAAFNAEAHVRAALLSALAQRRPGLSLEVFVVNDGSTDHTAEVVRAVAATHAGVHLIETQNQGPAAARNVALEALPNSTDLVSFLDADDLLPPDRYERDLALFTADAALDLTYGTTVMFREATANDTGPAPGSKTATGRGLQLGSGTYRYGLIRQVGAFDTSFAQAEDLDFLLRMFELSPKYAIRDDHCLYYRRHSGNLTRDTAALRREFARALLFSMRRRRANGLPPPPPEVFAKGGLQEAHGW
- a CDS encoding glycosyltransferase family 2 protein; translation: MNRATGYSVVIPAFNAAATIAEAVRSVLAQSVPARAVVIVDDGSTDATAEVVAALPGPVRLVRQANQGPGAATNAGFALCEDPLVATLDADDLWLPGKMERQLERLRADADLAAVFCRLATFQDDPARADLAGARGGWSRSTMLIRREVIAAVGPIVDPPGRAGEMVDWFARAKEQGHRFELIAEPLALRRVRPGSLTYAHPDLAGSYLQVARAALLRRRAAARKDG
- a CDS encoding nucleotidyltransferase family protein; translated protein: MPPEALAARLARRGFPAPEWAWPTGPRDLLLRAALLPDSGEARAALRAWLNSHDLDEISFADHRLMAAVAERHGADLAGSPEYPRLKGLQRQLWTRSRLSLDASRSAVQAFVAAGLSPLLLKGAARIALDPAAQRQRAQHDVDVLLRPEEVVPAARVLVDAGWVTMYGDSKLAAVARARVARAINFVLLPWGNLDLHRSPYHGRQVNAHLDARVWSDAQSAEFFGVPVLVPCAAERLAMCLAHGVTYPETHSDWLVDAAEIITGGEVDWERACDVFVRRRMVTEALVALSYLHEGLGIELPPSALSALPALTLDPLPYRLATLLLARPALATRPWFERLPRRALTSARYWQPQLRRLWLLKGGPSWGRGGEPLPTMGGAIARTANRATLGSHRPSPAGSLPDQSAHDTHYTTAAILHAPRTAAPNAATHVDISVAFRAPGVRRRVTFELNSETVHLARFHVFVFGGTNGGTNGGTNGGTNGGTNGVMRARLQARVHLPTDCQTLTLESRPRKFPLPTAQSTQLRKTEPVPFTVISSNLAVHQPTEPP
- a CDS encoding ABC transporter ATP-binding protein/permease, with amino-acid sequence MLPRLYDLLSPTEKRAVLRLLPLVVVAALFEVVGVAAVVPFFTLLGDPGSAAGVPLVGAWLVGSVADPLTVLRWAGVGAAVAVVLMNLVGIAANWRLLRFAWGLNDTLSTRLFTHYLAQPYTFMLSRNSAAMANNVMQEVYRLTSDGFVAALTLVARAVVALAIVAFLLVLDPMLAVVAFASLAGAYALIYAAVKGVLRRVGREATSANRERLRLVNEGLGGFKEVKLLGLEEGAGARFRVPSKRYADAQSLSGVISTVPRYALEAMAMSGMILIAVSMAGRTESFGAALPLLGVYAVAGMRLLPALQAIFGAVARLRYAEGALEAIAADFAAEAELPQAAAPEAPLAFEERILLRAVSYRYPGSERRALNGVDLSIPRRGSVALIGRTGAGKTTLADVILGLLPPTEGTISVDGVPVTAANLLAYRRLFGYVPQSIFLVDGTVAENVAFGMPAALVDRAAIERACEAAQLSSFIEGELPNGYESVVGERGVRLSGGQRQRIGIARALYRNPQVLVFDEATSALDVHTEQAVYDALRVVAGTRTVITIAHRLETVAGSDLAVVLEGGAVVDVGDPGRVLRDYRLAGEGEGGLTEAPSAGALPGSS
- a CDS encoding IPT/TIG domain-containing protein, encoding MSRRLLLFMIAIVAAGGLLIGCGGSTPAPQPPTGLSATPGIAAVGEVVTLTGQHLGSSAGTLSLGGTPVTATSWADAEVVFTVPPTAAQGPQTVTLTTAVGSATTGLFVGVDFPSGTLESLAALALPKGTAVRLGAGTFAASSEVRLDNLSLYGRGPGSTIVQNAFPNPLYLLADDGYELTLESLTLRTDATAIVPGAAVLPASFGASGSGPAWSTSVFTREDLAAAAAAQTITSQALAPTSYTLRGVAIEPASATPFGLVTLDPAGPGIYYPGAIHVSDVTVTGVPLAIMVAGDVDLNEVTSTGSGGVVALSFTQHAQINDLKVSTAGGGGFLAEGTLLGGGRGLTLTNSQITVVDGDITLYGSVPISMPLGGPTAITGNKFIARDTDPLDGIDWGVIEFMTLLGSADFSNNEVTAEGGFVFESQEAATRMRANTFTLGSADYPTTEFSFGVAGGILALETNHAEFLSTGGLRVDAEGGQATLTGNTVTGHSDTGTALYLHHEDEELTFTATGNTFSSFGQALFIDRDTGFAETLTARINDNVFDFPIDAAPKAATVNDFLATDGTLDARNNRWGSNTSAATVASYVAYTGTSDPDTLQVAPITQP